The following proteins are co-located in the Streptomyces sp. NBC_00435 genome:
- a CDS encoding DUF317 domain-containing protein, translated as MGETLPGAEAEDLDGDVYVTPRYLAGSTAIGDPGLQPLRDLGWPLEHDDLGNCYVTAPNRRVRLGYLPEGEDDGLWRISAYRDPHAAPVWGVCFSDTAPTEFVTAFTEALAQSYTEGPQAYLPHMKGSAYDGLVPLIHNGWKLTRAEERTLEWTSPDKLAGVAFTTGDLDPEMEFTTLEARWLMWGGLQGWNRWYATASSETPVNLVTAITAAIADPAPVLRWEQEMPKVLRERAELTPVRPAPPKAPTPLDVARSRPRTLPSARTHSVPRWSTSTAPSARLPAPTRRPGP; from the coding sequence ATGGGCGAGACCCTCCCCGGCGCCGAAGCCGAAGACCTCGACGGCGATGTCTACGTCACCCCCCGCTACCTCGCCGGCTCCACCGCGATCGGAGACCCAGGGCTTCAGCCCCTGCGCGACCTGGGTTGGCCGCTCGAACACGATGACCTCGGCAACTGCTACGTCACCGCACCCAACCGACGCGTTCGGCTCGGCTACCTCCCCGAAGGCGAGGACGACGGCCTCTGGCGGATCTCCGCCTACCGCGACCCGCACGCCGCCCCTGTCTGGGGCGTCTGCTTCAGCGACACAGCGCCCACTGAGTTCGTCACCGCGTTCACCGAAGCCCTCGCGCAGAGCTACACCGAAGGACCCCAGGCCTACCTTCCCCACATGAAGGGGAGCGCCTACGACGGGCTCGTTCCGCTGATCCACAACGGGTGGAAGCTGACCCGTGCTGAAGAACGGACCCTCGAATGGACATCGCCCGACAAACTTGCGGGCGTCGCCTTCACCACCGGTGACCTCGACCCCGAGATGGAGTTCACCACCCTGGAAGCCCGGTGGCTCATGTGGGGTGGCCTGCAGGGATGGAACCGCTGGTACGCGACGGCCTCCTCCGAGACCCCCGTCAACCTCGTCACCGCGATCACCGCGGCGATTGCGGATCCGGCGCCGGTCCTGCGCTGGGAGCAGGAGATGCCAAAGGTGCTGCGCGAGCGCGCCGAGCTCACCCCAGTGCGACCGGCCCCGCCCAAGGCACCGACACCTCTCGACGTCGCCCGTTCCCGCCCCCGAACACTGCCCAGCGCCCGCACACACAGCGTCCCGCGCTGGTCGACCAGCACCGCCCCGAGCGCGCGCCTCCCCGCGCCCACCCGCCGGCCGGGCCCCTGA